A part of Bacillus rossius redtenbacheri isolate Brsri chromosome 1, Brsri_v3, whole genome shotgun sequence genomic DNA contains:
- the LOC134528073 gene encoding uncharacterized protein LOC134528073, with the protein MIPDRLDILRLLLFAASIRIGAAIRCYECIPTEEDDCSKLPSSLANCSHEAVTSAVALLTGGTKATLDAPPDDSQLRCLKLRGSDSSGGPGTTIRTCMFSIPSICGVLQESVALTKGSKPAQLECFVCDTDGCNTAPALVPASLLLCLLAASAMS; encoded by the exons ATGATTCCTGACAGATTAGATATCTTGCGCCTACTTCTGTTCGCTGCATCAATACGAATAG GCGCAGCCATCCGCTGCTACGAGTGCATCCCCACGGAGGAGGACGACTGCAGCAAGCTGCCGTCCAGCCTCGCCAACTGCAGCCACGAGGCGGTGACGAGTGCCGTCGCCCTGCTCACCGGGGGCACCAAGGCCACGCTCGACGCCCCGCCTGACGACTCCCAGCTGCGCTGCCTCAAGCTCCGGGGCTCAG ACAGCTCCGGCGGCCCGGGAACCACCATCAGGACCTGCATGTTCTCGATACCCAGCATATGCGGTGTCCTGCAGGAGAGCGTCGCCCTGACCAAGGGCAGCAAGCCCGCGCAGCTGGAGTGCTTCGTGTGCGACACGGACGGCTGTAACACGGCCCCCGCGCTCGTCCCGGCGTCCCTCCTGCTCTGCCTGCTTGCCGCGTCCGCCATGTCATAG
- the LOC134528071 gene encoding putative uncharacterized protein DDB_G0271606 isoform X1 → MEDTAREKMRDKVSLEPGPCSVTSDAAQPITADEKSNEVLPNKELVECMSRNTANKDGEDKSVLEPTQAVTFPDVKNVLQMSAKMEQMAGSSTRSGSEEDNSSTGPTQAPVLPNIKSELKEQPVAVSVPFAFADASNILWQHRKSSSPMSILPDIVEDDAQDEAQCEDSGEQFDVVDLTVDSEEDSRGTETQQFLLAAASSGDGGTAPLAPLKLIESGNTKKQSFMCVSCKKYYISVSNLQRSVDGTGIEYHCTMCPLVFNLEKSFCKHLKNHSMKQILFCQQCKDLFGSRSFFCYVCKQEFANGTQLEAHQKTHEQEPLTCPICMRRFATQTCLNEHENLCIPSKVVDRKVFRGLPWQRLFRCPMCQEQFLTQKMLAEHRTNCIDNRPKPKYYECDICAEHFLSIENMAAHKLSHNTQMASFPCDSCGLKFLTAGGLASHKITHKKYPSCSPSKKQFLSEPESSINESVSQSMQPVKNMQIKQETVTIEKKVTPPLTVVKSERLQKNSIRQRFLLPKSNAQNRKSPVNPNVQNQQLPKNQLSLTYNSLHQQTPKVHLNQYQQQLPGNRIIQHQFLPTNSVFQPQMLPGGCTPQLQHIKVPEDTSVPQNVAQHEQFVSVSHQQSPASSVVPCDVASNTTVKHQEMLINSGIQYQHVPTNNAGQYQLSNDDHSQQQVATNNSFHHLSTAAVQCQEMESENSGQHHQLLGLTNMQNQQSSVYNNMHSQMTNNSFHNQQNINAAQYNNVSVNTASLPQHLSINNTPQNLQLPANNAVGNHQQLTNSDAQNQQWSVNSAHQMSTNPNQYQLLPQNSNDQLQQHLSNVSNQQTLLSVGGTESQNLHNPQHQQVNQVVHQQIMSNSAAHQQAESNIMQNSQFSTNNATYQLFSTNSVQQQVQTNDTLANDQNATNPAQTHQFVVSQNQQGINNVTQNQHLSVQNQLLGNTAPQNHPLLVNSTMNQQFMSNADSSQAQNQQILAANAQSQLLFQNNTIQNQHFTENSLVQNQHFFENDSSQKQHSPEDNALQNQQSQENNSQDLQLFESNPAQSQQSTEINVAQKESQTYGQQMSVDTAVQTQQLFANGSAQNQHFSVNQHSVNSFMHNQQPAVCFPFQHQAFPANVVILQPQMPENGAFHQVAPSVSQQQQLQASNIQQQQQQQYKLPSSVYPASFMYHLPANNSLAHLPQNMLPASMVYQLANFGGQQGVTQLPINLVPQHPPQGQMFPGFQQVLLANNTFLPGALPQHQQFSVGSYPQPRLLLPPPKQDSASPDRDRCCDVCGEEQRAGSVLCHHGKKYKRVSESSGIIVQFVPNHQGMHHTVVNIQAPPENVTVVKSS, encoded by the exons ATGTCTGCCAAAATGGAGCAGATGGCAGGTTCTTCAACCAGAAGCGGCAGTGAAGAAGATAACAGTTCCACTGGACCAACCCAGGCTCCCGTATTACCAAATATTAAAAGTGAGCTAAAG GAACAGCCGGTCGCCGTCTCCGTGCCGTTTGCGTTCGCGGACGCGAGCAACATCCTGTGGCAGCACAGGAAGTCGTCCTCCCCCATGTCGATCCTCCCGGACATCGTGGAGGATGATGCGCAAGACGAGGCTCAGTGCGAGGACTCGGGCGAGCAGTTCGACGTGGTCGACCTCACCGTGGACAGCGAAGA GGACAGCAGAGGAACTGAAACTCAACAGTTTTTGTTAGCAGCTGCTTCTTCAG gtGATGGGGGAACTGCACCATTAGCTCCCCTTAAATTGATTGAAAGTGGAAACACAAAGAAACAGTCATTCATGTGTGTCTCTTGTAAGAAGTACTACATATCTGTGAGCAACTTGCAACGCTCAGTGGACGGAACTGGCATTGAGTATCACTGTACCATGTGTCCACTTGTGTTCAACTTGGAAAAGAGTTTCTGCAAGCATTTGAAGAACCATTCTATGAAGCAGATTTTGTTCTGCCAACAGTGCAAAGATTTATTTGGAAgcagaagttttttttgttacgttTGTAAGCAGGAGTTTGCTAACGGAACACAACTTGAAGCCCATCAGAAAACACACGAACAGGAGCCGTTGACGTGCCCCATTTGTATGAGGAGGTTTGCGACACAAACCTGTTTGAACGAACACGAGAATCTCTGTATACCCTCTAAAGTTGTTGATAGGAAGGTTTTTCGAGGGTTGCCTTGGCAGAGACTTTTTAGATGTCCCATGTGTCAAGAACAGTTTTTGACCCAGAAAATGTTGGCCGAACACAGAACCAACTGCATTGATAATAGGCCTAAGccaaaatattatgaatgtgACATATGTGCAGAACACTTCCTATCAATTGAAAATATGGCAGCTCACAAGTTAAGCCACAACACGCAAATGGCTAGCTTTCCGTGCGACAGTTGTGGCTTGAAGTTCCTTACGGCCGGTGGCCTAGCCTCGCATAAGATCACGCACAAGAAGTACCCAAGTTGTTCTCCCTCCAAGAAGCAGTTTCTGTCAGAACCAGAATCAAGTATAAATGAAAGTGTCTCGCAATCCATGCAACCTGTAAAAAATATGCAGATCAAGCAAGAAACAGTCACCATTGAAAAGAAAGTAACGCCGCCATTGACTGTGGTCAAATCTGAACGTCTGCAAAAAAATAGTATTCGCCAGCGCTTTCTTTTGCCAAAATCTAATGCTCAGAATCGTAAATCGCCAGTGAACCCCAATGTCCAAAATCAACAATTGCCTAAAAATCAGCTTTCTTTGACATATAATAGTCTACACCAACAAACTCCAAAAGTTCACCTTAACCAGTATCAGCAGCAGCTACCAGGCAATAGAATTATCCAGCATCAGTTCTTGCCAACAAACTCAGTTTTCCAACCTCAGATGTTACCTGGGGGCTGCACCCCACAACTTCAGCACATTAAGGTACCAGAAGATACGTCTGTACCACAAAATGTTGCTCAACATGAGCAGTTTGTAAGCGTGAGTCATCAGCAGTCACCTGCAAGCAGTGTTGTACCATGTGATGTCGCTTCAAATACCACAGTGAAACATCAGGAAATGTTGATAAATAGTGGTATTCAGTATCAGCATGTACCAACAAATAACGCTGGCCAATATCAATTGTCGAATGATGATCATTCGCAACAGCAGGTTGCGACAAATAATTCTTTTCATCACTTGTCGACGGCTGCTGTTCAGTGTCAAGAAATGGAAAGTGAGAATTCTGGTCAGCATCATCAGTTGTTGGGACTAACTAACATGCAAAATCAGCAGAGTTCTGTTTACAACAATATGCATAGTCAAATGACAAACAATTCTTTTCATAATCAGCAAAATATTAATGCTGCCCAgtataataatgtttcagtgAACACGGCTTCACTGCCACAACATCTTTCAATAAATAACACTCCCCAAAATTTGCAGCTGCCTGCAAATAATGCAGTTGGTAACCACCAGCAACTAACTAACAGTGATGCTCAAAACCAACAATGGTCAGTCAATAGTGCTCATCAGATGTCAACAAATCCAAATCAGTATCAACTGCTGCCACAAAATAGCAATGATCAACTTCAGCAGCACTTATCAAATGTGTCCAATCAGCAGACATTGCTCTCTGTTGGTGGTACCGAAAGTCAAAATTTGCACAATCCCCAACATCAGCAGGTTAATCAAGTAGTACACCAACAGATAATGAGTAATTCAGCTGCTCATCAACAAGCTGAATCTAACATTATGCAGAACTCACAGTTTTCAACAAACAATGCTACATATCAGTTGTTTTCAACAAACTCCGTTCAACAGCAGGTACAAACAAATGATACACTTGCAAATGACCAGAATGCTACTAATCCAGCTCAAACTCATCAATTTGTAGTCTCTCAGAATCAACAAGGCATAAATAATGTAACTCAAAACCAACATTTGTCAGTTCAAAACCAACTGCTTGGTAACACAGCGCCCCAAAATCACCCGTTATTAGTGAACAGCACAATGAATCAGCAATTTATGAGTAATGCAGATAGCAGTCAAGCTCAGAACCAACAGATATTAGCAGCTAATGCTCAAAGTCaacttttatttcaaaataacactATTCAAAATCAGCATTTTACAGAAAATAGCTTAGTTCAGAATCAGCACTTTTTTGAAAATGATTCTTCTCAGAAGCAGCACTCACCTGAAGATAACGCTCTTCAAAATCAGCAAAGCCAAGAAAATAATTCTCAAGACCTGCAGTTATTTGAAAGTAACCCTGCCCAAAGTCAGCAGTCAACAGAAATTAACGTAGCTCAAAAAGAAAGTCAAACTTACGGCCAGCAGATGTCTGTGGATACCGCAGTGCAGACACAGCAGCTGTTTGCAAACGGATCTGCACAGAACCAGCACTTCTCAGTGAATCAGCACTCCGTGAACAGCTTCATGCACAATCAGCAGCCTGCCGTGTGTTTCCCGTTCCAACACCAAGCGTTCCCCGCGAACGTGGTCATACTGCAACCGCAGATGCCGGAGAACGGAGCCTTCCACCAAGTGGCTCCAAGCGTGTCTCAGCAACAGCAACTTCAAGCGAGCAACatacagcagcaacagcagcagcagtaCAAGCTGCCAAGCAGCGTGTACCCCGCCAGTTTCATGTACCACCTGCCCGCGAATAACTCGCTCGCCCACCTCCCACAGAACATGCTCCCGGCGAGCATGGTCTACCAGCTGGCGAACTTCGGTGGCCAGCAGGGCGTCACGCAGCTGCCGATAAACCTGGTGCCGCAGCACCCGCCCCAGGGCCAGATGTTCCCCGGCTTCCAGCAGGTCCTCCTCGCCAACAACACGTTCCTCCCCGGCGCACTGCCCCAGCACCAGCAGTTCTCTGTCGGCAGCTACCCCCAGCCCCGCCTGCTGCTGCCTCCGCCCAAGCAGGACTCTGCCTCGCCCGACAGGGACCGCTGCTGCGACGTGTGTGGCGAGGAGCAGAGAGCCGGCTCCGTCCTCTGCCACCACGGCAAGAAGTACAAGAGGGTCTCCGAGTCGAGCGGCATCATCGTCCAGTTTGTGCCCAATCACCAGGGGATGCACCATACCGTCGTGAACATACAGGCGCCCCCTGAGAACGTCACTGTTGTTAAAAGTTCTTGA